One stretch of Akkermansia sp. RCC_12PD DNA includes these proteins:
- a CDS encoding SprT-like domain-containing protein, translating into MEIPHEVRSSILHEIAHALAWMRHGDRFHVWKWKTSCREIGAVPRAARQKAIRATIYQ; encoded by the coding sequence CTGGAAATTCCCCATGAAGTCCGGTCTTCTATCCTGCATGAGATAGCGCACGCCCTAGCCTGGATGCGCCACGGCGACCGCTTCCACGTTTGGAAATGGAAAACCAGTTGCCGGGAAATAGGAGCCGTTCCACGCGCCGCCAGGCAGAAAGCCATCCGTGCCACCATCTACCAATAG
- a CDS encoding thiazole synthase — MTDTPLRIADREFASRLMMGTGKFASNESMKEALEASGSQIVTVALRRADLTGNHDPAANILDFINPEKYLILPNTSGAATAEEAVRLARLAVAAGLPNWIKLEIHPDAQYLMPDPIETLKATETLVREGFIVLPYINADPVLAKRLQEAGAAAVMPLGAPIGTNKGVLTRELINIIIEQATAPVVVDAGLGAPSHAAEALEMGADAVLVNTAIAAAGNPSLMAEAFSQACRAGRSAWLAGLPAVSVKATATSPLTSFLRS, encoded by the coding sequence ATGACAGACACACCTTTGCGGATTGCCGATCGTGAATTTGCCTCCCGCCTGATGATGGGAACGGGGAAATTTGCCTCCAATGAGAGCATGAAGGAGGCGCTGGAAGCTTCCGGCTCCCAAATCGTGACTGTAGCCCTGCGCCGGGCGGACCTGACGGGCAATCACGATCCCGCTGCCAACATCCTGGATTTCATCAATCCGGAAAAATACCTCATTCTCCCGAATACCAGCGGAGCGGCTACGGCGGAAGAGGCCGTGCGGCTGGCCCGTCTTGCCGTGGCAGCCGGACTCCCCAACTGGATCAAGCTGGAAATCCACCCGGATGCGCAGTATCTGATGCCCGACCCCATTGAAACGCTCAAGGCAACGGAAACCCTCGTCCGGGAAGGCTTTATCGTTCTTCCCTACATCAACGCAGACCCCGTACTTGCCAAACGCCTGCAGGAGGCGGGCGCCGCCGCCGTCATGCCCCTGGGTGCGCCCATAGGCACTAACAAGGGCGTACTTACCCGTGAATTAATCAACATTATCATTGAACAAGCCACCGCTCCCGTGGTGGTGGACGCCGGCCTGGGCGCCCCCAGCCATGCGGCGGAAGCCCTGGAAATGGGAGCGGACGCCGTCCTGGTGAATACGGCCATTGCCGCCGCAGGCAATCCCTCCCTGATGGCGGAAGCATTCTCTCAGGCATGCCGTGCAGGCAGGTCCGCGTGGCTGGCCGGACTGCCCGCCGTCTCCGTCAAAGCGACAGCCACCAGTCCCCTTACGTCTTTCCTGCGGTCATAA